In the genome of Pseudomonas sp. LBUM920, one region contains:
- a CDS encoding LysR family transcriptional regulator, whose product MSSTLDLEVFVRTADTGSLSAAARSLNLTPAAASIALKRLETRLGIRLLARSTRSMRLTEEGRRYLDSVRVALEALSEGEQAIKQQGQSLSGLLQLAAPSDFGRNVLLGWLDEFKREHPNIRLQLLLNDSNADLFRDTVDIALRFGVPRDSSLVALPVVPGHHRIPCASPDYLARHGTPRTPADLAQHSTLRYMRRGQANNTWYFRQGALLQEVEVTGDYLSDDGEIVRRWALGGHGIAYKANLDIASDIKAGRLVRLLPDWQGEPTPFNLMCPHRLQVSERVKVLHRFLQARCQALLSA is encoded by the coding sequence ATGAGCTCAACCCTCGACCTTGAAGTGTTCGTGCGCACCGCCGACACCGGCAGCCTGTCAGCGGCGGCGCGCAGCCTCAACCTCACACCGGCTGCAGCGAGCATTGCGCTCAAGCGGCTGGAAACCCGGCTGGGCATCCGCCTGCTGGCCCGCTCTACGCGCAGCATGCGCCTGACCGAAGAAGGCCGGCGCTACCTGGACAGCGTGCGGGTTGCGCTGGAAGCCTTGTCGGAAGGCGAGCAGGCGATCAAGCAACAAGGCCAGAGCCTCAGCGGTTTATTGCAATTGGCGGCGCCCTCGGATTTTGGCCGCAATGTGCTGCTGGGCTGGCTGGATGAATTCAAGCGCGAACACCCGAACATCCGTTTGCAGTTGTTGCTCAACGACAGCAACGCCGACTTATTCCGCGACACCGTCGACATTGCCCTGCGCTTTGGTGTGCCACGCGACTCCAGCCTGGTCGCGCTGCCGGTGGTGCCGGGCCACCACCGTATTCCCTGCGCCAGCCCCGACTATCTGGCGCGCCATGGCACACCGCGCACGCCGGCAGACCTGGCGCAGCACAGCACGCTGCGCTACATGCGCCGTGGGCAGGCCAACAACACTTGGTACTTTCGTCAGGGCGCACTGCTGCAGGAAGTCGAGGTGACGGGCGATTACCTCAGCGACGACGGCGAAATCGTGCGGCGCTGGGCGCTGGGAGGCCATGGCATTGCCTACAAGGCCAACCTGGACATCGCCAGCGATATCAAGGCCGGGCGCCTGGTGCGGTTGTTGCCTGACTGGCAAGGCGAACCCACGCCGTTCAACCTGATGTGCCCGCACCGCCTGCAAGTGTCGGAACGGGTGAAAGTGCTGCACCGATTTCTGCAGGCACGCTGTCAGGCCTTGCTCAGTGCATGA
- a CDS encoding SDR family oxidoreductase: MTSSLSGKTVIVIGGSSGIGAAVAKAATARGAQVVLAGRRLTSGVDNGVRGEPVDVTDTASLQRLFEAVGRFDHLVYTSGPSVRAKPLLDTDLDEAQDNFNVKLWGSLRAIQQALPFLDEHGSITLTSGQLGRKLAPGQFIKTGINAATEALGKQLAKELAPRRVNVISPGVIDTPAYAGLPEEQRQAMFAKAGGALPVGRVGQAEEVAAGYVLAMENGFVTGAVIDIDGGGLL; the protein is encoded by the coding sequence ATGACATCTTCCCTCAGCGGTAAAACCGTCATCGTCATCGGCGGCAGCAGCGGTATCGGCGCCGCCGTGGCCAAGGCAGCCACGGCACGAGGCGCACAGGTGGTGCTGGCCGGGCGCCGGTTGACCTCCGGTGTCGACAACGGCGTACGCGGCGAGCCGGTCGATGTGACCGACACTGCGTCCTTGCAACGCTTGTTCGAGGCGGTGGGGCGCTTTGACCATCTGGTCTACACCTCTGGGCCGTCGGTGCGGGCCAAACCCTTGCTCGACACTGACCTGGATGAAGCCCAGGACAATTTCAACGTGAAGCTCTGGGGCTCGCTGCGCGCGATTCAACAGGCGCTGCCATTTCTCGACGAGCACGGCAGCATCACGCTGACCTCTGGCCAACTGGGCCGTAAATTGGCGCCCGGCCAGTTCATCAAGACCGGGATCAACGCCGCGACCGAGGCGCTGGGCAAACAGCTGGCGAAGGAGCTGGCACCACGTCGGGTCAATGTGATCAGCCCGGGGGTGATTGACACGCCTGCTTATGCAGGCTTGCCAGAAGAACAGCGCCAGGCGATGTTTGCCAAGGCCGGCGGGGCCTTGCCGGTTGGGCGCGTGGGGCAGGCTGAAGAAGTGGCGGCGGGGTACGTGCTGGCCATGGAAAATGGCTTCGTCACCGGCGCCGTGATCGACATCGACGGCGGCGGCCTGTTGTAA
- a CDS encoding DUF1176 domain-containing protein, whose protein sequence is MLRTTALLALLLTGISAPALAQPATETVPLLREIKNWVTGCDNLRNCHALSAPSGVDEEDASSLTLHIWHQAGPEGYLRLRVDHRGEALDLSTLQLDGKPLGQALTRSLEVQLDDQGVDPHLQSYGVIEDAPARLWLQRLRNGQRLQLPGDDTAHVSLSGLSASLLLMDAVQGRVDNVTALARPGKSAASDVPARLPPPVLRPFTSAPALNDQEHAALAAAAVKAITTTDTAMKPEAEVGALSEAQALTVVRYDCAAYTCEYEVGSRERKAPYAETTLSIQPLPVDGAALQGSVGYDPTTGTLSYFYKLRGVGDCGEGGVWVFDGKAFQLRELHQMPRCNGVGYGDWPTLWTTVPAP, encoded by the coding sequence ATGCTGCGCACCACCGCTTTGCTGGCCCTGTTGCTGACTGGCATCAGCGCCCCGGCCCTCGCTCAACCCGCGACTGAAACCGTCCCGCTGCTGCGGGAAATCAAGAATTGGGTCACCGGCTGCGACAACCTGCGCAATTGTCACGCCCTCAGCGCGCCCAGTGGCGTGGATGAGGAAGATGCCAGCTCCCTGACCTTGCATATCTGGCATCAAGCCGGCCCCGAAGGGTACCTGCGCTTACGCGTTGATCATCGCGGTGAGGCGCTGGACCTGTCTACTCTGCAATTGGACGGAAAGCCCCTGGGCCAGGCACTGACGCGCAGCCTGGAGGTGCAGTTGGACGATCAGGGTGTTGATCCCCACCTGCAATCCTACGGCGTGATCGAGGACGCGCCGGCGCGGCTCTGGCTACAGCGCTTGCGCAACGGCCAGCGTTTGCAGTTACCGGGCGACGACACCGCGCATGTGTCCCTGAGCGGGCTGAGTGCCTCGCTGCTGTTGATGGACGCGGTGCAAGGGCGGGTGGATAACGTCACCGCACTTGCGCGGCCTGGCAAGAGCGCGGCCAGCGACGTGCCGGCACGCTTGCCGCCACCGGTGCTGCGCCCCTTCACGTCGGCGCCGGCGCTCAACGACCAGGAACACGCCGCGCTGGCCGCCGCTGCGGTGAAGGCGATCACCACCACCGACACCGCGATGAAACCCGAGGCCGAAGTTGGCGCGTTGAGCGAGGCTCAAGCCCTGACAGTGGTGCGCTATGACTGCGCGGCCTACACCTGCGAGTACGAAGTCGGCAGCCGTGAGCGCAAGGCGCCGTACGCCGAAACCACGTTGAGCATTCAACCGCTACCTGTGGACGGCGCTGCCTTGCAAGGCTCGGTCGGCTACGACCCAACCACCGGCACCTTGAGCTATTTCTACAAACTGCGTGGCGTTGGTGATTGCGGCGAGGGCGGTGTCTGGGTGTTTGACGGCAAGGCTTTCCAACTGCGCGAGTTGCATCAGATGCCGCGCTGCAATGGGGTGGGTTACGGCGATTGGCCGACGTTGTGGACGACAGTGCCAGCACCCTAG
- the hppD gene encoding 4-hydroxyphenylpyruvate dioxygenase, producing MADQYENPMGLMGFEFIEFASPTPGTLEPIFEIMGFTKVASHRSKNVHLYRQGEINLILNNQPDSLASYFAAEHGPSVCGMAFRVKDSQQAYNRALELGAQPIHIETGPMELNLPAIKGIGGAPLYLIDRFGEGNSIYDIDFVYLEGVDRNPVGAGLKVIDHLTHNVYRGRMVYWANFYEKLFNFREARYFDIKGEYTGLTSKAMSAPDGMIRIPLNEESSKGAGQIEEFLMQFNGEGIQHVAFLTDDLVKTWDALKKIGMRFMTAPPDTYYEMLEGRLPNHGEPVDQLQARGILLDGSSIAGDKRLLLQIFSETLMGPVFFEFIQRKGDDGFGEGNFKALFESIERDQVRRGVLTAD from the coding sequence ATGGCAGACCAATACGAAAACCCAATGGGCCTGATGGGCTTTGAATTCATCGAATTCGCATCGCCAACGCCGGGCACTCTGGAGCCGATCTTCGAGATCATGGGCTTCACCAAAGTCGCCTCCCACCGCTCCAAGAACGTGCACCTGTATCGCCAGGGCGAAATCAACCTGATCCTCAACAACCAGCCCGACAGCCTGGCCTCGTACTTTGCGGCCGAACACGGCCCGTCGGTGTGCGGCATGGCGTTCCGCGTCAAGGATTCGCAGCAGGCGTACAATCGCGCGCTCGAACTCGGCGCACAGCCGATCCACATCGAAACCGGCCCGATGGAGCTTAACCTGCCAGCCATCAAGGGCATCGGCGGCGCGCCGCTGTACCTGATCGACCGTTTCGGCGAAGGCAACTCGATCTATGACATCGACTTCGTGTACCTCGAAGGTGTGGACCGCAACCCGGTGGGCGCCGGCCTCAAGGTCATCGACCACCTGACCCACAACGTGTATCGCGGGCGCATGGTCTACTGGGCCAACTTCTACGAGAAGCTGTTCAACTTCCGTGAGGCGCGCTACTTCGATATCAAGGGCGAATACACCGGCCTGACGTCCAAGGCCATGAGCGCTCCTGACGGCATGATCCGCATCCCGCTGAACGAAGAATCGTCCAAGGGCGCGGGCCAGATCGAAGAGTTCCTGATGCAGTTCAACGGCGAAGGCATCCAGCACGTGGCGTTCCTCACCGACGACCTGGTCAAGACCTGGGACGCGCTGAAGAAGATCGGCATGCGCTTCATGACCGCGCCGCCAGACACCTACTACGAAATGCTCGAAGGCCGCCTGCCTAACCACGGCGAGCCGGTGGACCAACTGCAAGCGCGTGGCATTCTGCTCGACGGTTCGTCGATTGCCGGAGACAAGCGCCTGCTGCTGCAAATCTTCTCGGAAACCCTGATGGGCCCGGTGTTCTTCGAATTCATCCAGCGCAAGGGCGATGATGGGTTTGGCGAGGGCAACTTCAAGGCACTGTTCGAGTCGATCGAGCGTGACCAGGTGCGTCGTGGTGTATTGACCGCCGACTAA
- a CDS encoding aldo/keto reductase: MIYRTLGQSGLKVSALTLGTMMFGEQTNTEDSLRIIDKAWDQGINFIDTADVYTGGRSEEIVGEAIVRHRQDWVVASKVGIGPADGVPNRSGLSRKRIFNALEASLTRLDTDYLDIYYLHREDHDTPLEVTVSAIGDLIRQGKIRYWGLSNYRGWRIAEVIRVAERLGVDQPIISQPLYNIVNRQAEVEQLTAAAAYGLGVVPYSPLARGVLSGKYAPDVAPQAGSRAARQDKRILETEWRVESLRIAQQIQQYTQGRGVGIVEFAIAWVLNNSAVSSAIVGPRTEAQWDAYTGALEVKISAEDEAFIDSLVTPGHSSTPGFNDVGHFVSGRVARA, translated from the coding sequence ATGATTTACCGCACATTGGGCCAGTCCGGGTTGAAGGTCAGCGCACTGACACTGGGCACCATGATGTTTGGCGAACAGACCAACACCGAAGACTCGCTGCGCATCATCGACAAGGCCTGGGACCAGGGCATCAATTTTATCGACACCGCCGACGTCTACACCGGCGGGCGTTCCGAAGAAATCGTCGGCGAGGCCATCGTTCGTCATCGCCAGGACTGGGTGGTGGCGTCCAAGGTCGGCATCGGCCCGGCGGACGGCGTGCCGAACCGCAGCGGCTTGAGCCGCAAGCGCATTTTCAACGCGCTGGAAGCCAGCTTGACGCGCCTGGACACCGACTACCTGGACATCTATTACCTGCACCGCGAAGACCATGACACGCCGCTGGAAGTCACGGTGTCGGCGATTGGCGACCTGATCCGCCAGGGCAAGATCCGCTATTGGGGCCTGTCCAACTACCGGGGCTGGCGCATCGCCGAAGTGATTCGCGTGGCCGAGCGTTTGGGCGTGGACCAGCCGATCATCAGCCAGCCGCTGTACAACATCGTCAATCGCCAGGCCGAGGTCGAGCAGCTCACCGCCGCAGCCGCCTACGGCCTGGGCGTGGTGCCTTACAGCCCGTTGGCGCGCGGCGTGCTCAGCGGCAAGTACGCACCCGACGTCGCTCCTCAAGCGGGCAGCCGTGCGGCGCGTCAGGACAAGCGCATTCTGGAAACCGAATGGCGCGTGGAGTCACTGCGCATCGCCCAACAGATTCAGCAGTACACCCAAGGGCGCGGCGTCGGCATTGTCGAGTTTGCGATTGCCTGGGTGCTGAACAACTCGGCCGTGAGCTCGGCAATTGTCGGGCCGCGCACCGAAGCGCAGTGGGATGCCTACACCGGCGCGTTGGAGGTGAAGATCAGCGCTGAAGATGAGGCCTTTATTGATTCACTGGTAACGCCGGGGCATTCGTCCACGCCGGGCTTTAATGATGTGGGGCATTTTGTTTCGGGCCGCGTGGCACGCGCGTAG
- a CDS encoding GNAT family N-acetyltransferase, with translation MRTPESPIVIQRFTEAHLEGVAALYNEPAVCRQVLQMPFQSVQAWRNKLALDNERRLQLVAMHAGEVIGQLGLEQTLRVRRSHVGSFGMGVATAWQGKGVGSRLLTAALDVADNWMNLRRVELTVYADNEAAHNLYRKFGFEVEGRMRDYALRDGVFVDTLSMARLRQTA, from the coding sequence ATGCGCACACCTGAATCCCCTATCGTGATCCAGCGCTTCACCGAGGCCCACCTTGAAGGCGTCGCTGCGCTCTACAACGAACCGGCTGTGTGCCGTCAGGTGCTGCAAATGCCTTTTCAGTCGGTGCAGGCGTGGCGTAACAAGCTGGCGCTGGATAACGAGCGGCGGCTACAGCTGGTGGCGATGCATGCAGGGGAAGTGATCGGCCAGCTTGGCCTGGAGCAAACCCTGCGGGTGCGCCGCAGCCATGTCGGTTCGTTCGGCATGGGCGTCGCCACGGCCTGGCAAGGCAAGGGCGTCGGCTCCAGGCTGTTGACGGCCGCGCTGGACGTGGCCGACAACTGGATGAATTTGCGCCGCGTCGAACTGACGGTGTACGCCGACAACGAAGCCGCGCATAACCTCTATCGCAAGTTCGGCTTCGAGGTCGAAGGCCGGATGCGCGATTACGCCCTGCGTGACGGCGTCTTCGTTGACACCCTGAGCATGGCGCGCCTGCGCCAGACTGCTTAA
- a CDS encoding aspartate/glutamate racemase family protein has translation MRTIGLIGGMSWESSAEYYRIINQRVRDQLGPLRSAQLLMYSVDFGPVEQAQHAGRWDDAALILEDAARRLQAGGADCVVLCTNTMHRVAARIEAAVSIPFLHIADAAGAAAVEAGTLTVGLLGTAFTMEQDFLTARLTAQGLTVLVPDADERQAVHRIIYEELCVGVLSAASRQVYQRVIESLAARGAQAIILGCTEIGLLIKPQHSNLPLLDTTELHAQAAVAFALGG, from the coding sequence ATGCGCACCATCGGCCTTATCGGCGGCATGAGCTGGGAGTCCAGCGCCGAGTATTACCGCATTATCAACCAGCGCGTGCGTGACCAGCTGGGCCCGCTGCGCTCGGCGCAACTGTTAATGTACAGCGTGGATTTCGGCCCGGTCGAGCAGGCGCAGCATGCCGGCCGTTGGGATGACGCCGCGCTGATCCTCGAGGATGCGGCGCGCCGCTTGCAGGCTGGCGGTGCGGATTGCGTGGTGCTGTGTACCAACACCATGCATCGGGTTGCAGCGCGTATCGAGGCGGCCGTGTCGATTCCGTTCCTGCATATTGCCGATGCCGCCGGTGCCGCTGCGGTAGAAGCCGGTACGCTGACAGTCGGTTTGCTGGGCACGGCGTTCACCATGGAGCAGGACTTTCTCACCGCACGCCTGACCGCCCAAGGCTTGACCGTGTTGGTGCCCGACGCTGACGAGCGTCAGGCCGTGCACCGAATCATCTATGAGGAGTTGTGTGTCGGCGTGCTCAGCGCTGCCTCGCGCCAGGTCTATCAGCGGGTAATCGAGTCGCTGGCCGCACGGGGCGCCCAGGCAATCATTCTTGGGTGCACGGAAATCGGCCTGCTGATCAAACCGCAGCACAGCAACCTGCCATTGCTGGACACCACCGAGCTGCATGCGCAGGCTGCGGTGGCGTTTGCTCTGGGGGGTTAA
- a CDS encoding sugar diacid recognition domain-containing protein, whose product MFELDHDLAQDIVNRTMAILPYNVNVMDSQGLILGSGEPERINTRHEGAQLVLANGRVVEIDGQTAKHLKGVQPGINLPLMHDQRLIGVLGITGEPELLRTYAELVRMTAEMLVSHRHQQAEQQWRRQRCDDLLALLLAERGDSPRLVDEAQQLGLKPHMPRTPYLFELGVGQSAEALSAWLTSRYPDSWCVSSAQFSLLWCRPAAVQVDNPRLLEKLQGLGWNILRVAVGGQADGLAGLRRCYRRVGDLLAYGRDILPQSRLLTLNRYRLPVMLWRHRNDDALDELLNPLRKVLTKDTNGQLLATLRSWCDHDGQSQACADALGIHRNSLRYRMERIAELSGVDPLTLDGMLALYLGVQLLPQALSE is encoded by the coding sequence ATGTTCGAGCTGGATCATGACCTGGCGCAGGATATCGTCAATCGCACCATGGCGATCCTGCCCTATAACGTCAACGTCATGGACAGCCAGGGCCTGATTCTGGGCAGCGGCGAGCCTGAGCGCATCAATACCCGCCATGAGGGTGCGCAGCTGGTGCTGGCCAACGGCCGGGTAGTCGAGATCGACGGCCAGACTGCCAAGCACCTCAAAGGCGTGCAGCCGGGTATCAACCTGCCCTTGATGCACGACCAACGCCTGATCGGCGTGCTGGGCATTACCGGTGAACCCGAGCTGTTGCGCACCTACGCTGAACTGGTGCGCATGACCGCCGAGATGTTGGTCAGCCACCGTCATCAGCAAGCCGAGCAGCAATGGCGACGCCAGCGGTGCGACGACCTGCTTGCGTTATTGCTGGCCGAACGCGGTGACTCGCCGCGCCTGGTGGACGAGGCCCAGCAACTGGGGCTCAAGCCGCACATGCCGCGCACGCCGTACTTGTTTGAGCTGGGCGTGGGTCAGTCGGCCGAAGCGCTGAGCGCCTGGCTGACCAGCCGTTACCCGGACAGTTGGTGTGTCAGCTCTGCGCAGTTTTCCCTGTTGTGGTGCCGGCCGGCGGCGGTGCAGGTGGACAACCCACGGCTGCTGGAAAAACTTCAGGGCCTGGGCTGGAACATCCTGCGGGTTGCCGTCGGTGGGCAAGCAGATGGCCTGGCGGGCCTGCGCCGGTGTTATCGCCGGGTCGGCGATCTGCTGGCCTACGGTCGTGACATCTTGCCCCAGTCACGTTTGTTGACGCTCAACCGCTATCGCCTGCCGGTGATGCTCTGGCGCCACCGCAACGACGATGCGCTGGATGAACTCTTGAACCCGTTGCGCAAAGTGCTGACCAAGGACACCAACGGCCAGCTGCTTGCCACGCTGCGCAGTTGGTGCGACCACGACGGCCAGAGCCAGGCCTGCGCCGACGCGCTGGGCATCCACCGCAACAGCTTGCGCTACCGCATGGAACGCATTGCCGAGCTCAGCGGCGTCGACCCGTTGACCCTCGACGGCATGCTGGCCCTGTACCTTGGCGTACAGCTTTTGCCCCAGGCTTTGTCGGAATGA
- a CDS encoding glycerate kinase: MKIIIAPDSFKDSLSAEGVAQAIAEGLAEVWPQAHLVQCPMADGGEGTVDSVLAACKGELRSQTVRGPLGASVEARWGWLADSHTAIIEMAEASGLQLLAPGKRDACSSSTYGTGELIRAALDAGAQRIILAIGGSATNDAGAGAMQALGVQLFDAQDQALAPGGLALARLARISLEQLDPRLAQVRFEIAADVNNPLCGPHGASAIFGPQKGASAQQVEQLDAALGHFADHCTKVLPKDVRDEPGSGAAGGLGFAAKAFLGAQFRAGVEVVAELVGLDAAVQGADLVVTGEGRFDAQTLRGKTPFGVARIAQQHNVPVIVIAGTLGDGYEHMYSHGVSAAFALPSGPMSLEQACSDAPRLLRERAADIARLWRTATGR, from the coding sequence ATGAAAATCATCATCGCCCCCGACTCGTTCAAGGACAGCCTGAGCGCCGAAGGCGTCGCCCAGGCCATCGCCGAAGGCTTGGCCGAGGTCTGGCCGCAGGCACATCTGGTCCAGTGCCCGATGGCGGACGGTGGTGAAGGCACGGTGGATTCGGTCCTTGCTGCCTGCAAGGGCGAGTTGCGCAGCCAAACCGTTCGAGGCCCCTTGGGCGCGTCGGTTGAAGCACGCTGGGGCTGGTTGGCCGACAGCCATACCGCCATTATCGAAATGGCCGAAGCCAGTGGTTTGCAACTGCTGGCGCCGGGTAAACGCGACGCCTGTTCGAGCAGCACCTACGGCACGGGCGAACTGATCCGTGCAGCCCTGGACGCCGGTGCCCAGCGCATCATTCTGGCGATTGGTGGCAGTGCGACCAACGATGCCGGTGCCGGGGCGATGCAGGCGCTGGGTGTGCAACTGTTTGATGCGCAAGATCAGGCACTTGCCCCGGGTGGCCTGGCGCTGGCGCGGCTTGCGCGGATCAGCCTTGAACAGCTGGACCCACGTTTGGCTCAGGTGCGTTTTGAAATTGCCGCCGATGTGAATAACCCGCTGTGTGGTCCGCACGGCGCATCTGCCATTTTCGGCCCGCAAAAAGGTGCCAGCGCGCAGCAGGTCGAACAACTGGACGCAGCCCTGGGTCACTTTGCCGATCATTGCACCAAGGTCCTGCCCAAAGACGTGCGCGATGAACCCGGCAGCGGCGCCGCCGGTGGCCTGGGCTTTGCCGCCAAAGCGTTCCTTGGCGCGCAATTTCGCGCGGGTGTTGAGGTGGTGGCCGAACTGGTCGGCCTGGATGCAGCGGTGCAGGGGGCTGACCTGGTGGTCACCGGCGAAGGCCGTTTCGACGCCCAGACCCTGCGCGGCAAAACCCCCTTCGGCGTGGCGCGCATCGCCCAGCAGCACAACGTGCCCGTCATCGTGATCGCCGGTACCCTGGGCGACGGCTACGAGCATATGTATAGCCACGGCGTGAGCGCCGCATTCGCCTTGCCGTCCGGGCCGATGAGCCTTGAACAGGCGTGCAGCGACGCGCCGCGCCTGCTGCGCGAGCGCGCGGCAGATATTGCGCGACTGTGGCGCACAGCGACCGGGCGCTGA
- the rarD gene encoding EamA family transporter RarD, translated as MSKGVVLSVLASVLFAVMYYFTSLLTPLSGLEIFGWRMLLTVPCMTVFMIISGEWRRVWELVRMLVARPRLIGGVLLSSALLGVQLWLFMWAPLNGRSLDVSVGYFLLPLTMVLTGRLVYGERLSRLQQIAVFFAALGVLNELYQAGGFSWATLVVIIGYPIYFVVRKYLTTDHLGGLWLDMALMLPVAWWFVQHGEQGFAVMDIHPKLYALIPMLGVISASALVSYIVASRLLPFSLFGLLSYVEPVLLLAVALILGEGIKGGQWLTYIPIWLAVMVLVYEGFKHLVRQRKA; from the coding sequence GTGTCTAAAGGTGTTGTGTTGTCGGTATTGGCCTCGGTGTTGTTTGCCGTGATGTATTACTTCACCTCGCTGCTCACGCCATTGAGCGGCCTGGAAATTTTCGGCTGGCGCATGTTGCTGACCGTGCCGTGCATGACCGTGTTCATGATCATCAGCGGCGAATGGCGGCGGGTCTGGGAGCTGGTGCGAATGCTGGTGGCCAGGCCGCGGCTGATCGGCGGCGTGCTGCTGTCGTCGGCCTTGCTCGGCGTGCAACTGTGGCTATTTATGTGGGCACCGCTCAATGGGCGCAGCCTGGATGTGTCGGTCGGCTACTTCCTGCTGCCGCTGACCATGGTGCTGACCGGGCGCCTGGTGTACGGCGAACGCTTGTCGCGCCTGCAGCAGATCGCGGTATTTTTTGCCGCGCTCGGCGTGCTGAACGAGTTGTATCAGGCCGGTGGTTTTTCCTGGGCAACCCTGGTGGTGATCATTGGTTACCCGATCTATTTTGTGGTGCGCAAATACCTGACCACTGATCACCTGGGCGGGTTGTGGCTGGACATGGCGCTGATGCTGCCCGTGGCCTGGTGGTTTGTGCAGCACGGTGAACAAGGTTTTGCCGTGATGGACATTCATCCAAAGCTGTATGCATTGATTCCGATGCTGGGCGTGATCAGTGCCTCGGCACTGGTCAGCTATATCGTGGCCAGCCGGCTGTTGCCTTTCAGCCTGTTCGGGCTGCTCAGCTATGTGGAACCGGTGTTGCTGCTGGCGGTGGCGTTGATATTGGGCGAAGGCATCAAGGGCGGCCAGTGGCTGACCTATATCCCGATCTGGCTGGCGGTGATGGTGCTGGTGTACGAGGGCTTCAAGCACTTGGTGCGTCAGCGCAAAGCGTGA
- a CDS encoding MFS transporter has protein sequence MSQSAAATLATDDDKNAIYKRITLRLIPFIFICYLFNYLDRVNVGFAKLQMLDALKFSETVYGLGAGIFFIGYVLCGVPSNLALTRFGPRRWIALMMIVWGTLSTCLLFVTTPTHFYGLRLLTGAAEAGFFPGVVLYLSQWFPTFRRGRIMALFMSAIPVSGLLGSPFSGWILNHFAAGQGGLAGWQWMFLLQGIPTVILGALAYFLLSDSFANAKWLTPHERAVLEADQATDLANKPKTTTDSLGEVFKNPAIWAFGLIYFCIQSGVYAINFWLPSIIKSLGFSDNLVIGWLSAIPYLLAAVFMLLVGRSADLRKERRWHLVVPMLMGAIGLVIAVNFATTPAIAILGLTIATMGALTGLPMFWPVPTALLSAGAAAGGLALINSMGQMAGFLSPYIVGFVKDATGSTDVALYLLAAVIVAGSVLALRMTRTLKV, from the coding sequence ATGTCACAGAGCGCCGCTGCCACACTGGCCACCGATGACGATAAAAACGCCATCTACAAGCGCATCACCCTGCGCCTGATTCCCTTCATTTTCATCTGCTACCTGTTTAATTACCTTGACCGGGTAAACGTTGGTTTTGCCAAGTTGCAGATGCTCGATGCGTTGAAATTCAGTGAAACGGTCTACGGCCTGGGGGCCGGGATTTTCTTTATCGGTTATGTACTGTGCGGCGTGCCGAGCAACCTGGCGCTGACCCGGTTCGGCCCGCGGCGCTGGATTGCGCTGATGATGATCGTGTGGGGCACGCTCTCCACATGCTTGCTGTTCGTGACCACGCCGACACACTTCTATGGCCTGCGCCTGTTGACCGGTGCCGCTGAAGCCGGGTTCTTCCCAGGCGTGGTGCTGTACCTCTCGCAGTGGTTCCCGACCTTCCGCCGTGGGCGGATCATGGCGTTGTTCATGTCGGCAATCCCGGTGTCCGGCCTGCTTGGCAGCCCGTTTTCCGGCTGGATCCTCAACCACTTTGCCGCCGGCCAGGGTGGCCTGGCCGGCTGGCAGTGGATGTTCCTGTTGCAAGGCATCCCGACGGTGATTCTGGGCGCGCTCGCTTATTTCCTGCTCAGCGACAGCTTCGCCAATGCCAAGTGGCTTACGCCGCATGAGCGTGCAGTGCTGGAGGCCGACCAGGCGACGGATCTGGCGAACAAACCGAAAACCACCACAGATTCGCTCGGCGAGGTGTTCAAGAACCCGGCCATCTGGGCGTTTGGCCTGATCTACTTCTGCATCCAGAGCGGCGTGTACGCGATCAACTTCTGGCTGCCGTCGATCATCAAGAGCCTGGGCTTCAGCGATAACCTGGTGATTGGCTGGCTCAGCGCGATTCCGTACCTGCTGGCCGCGGTGTTCATGTTGCTGGTGGGCCGCTCCGCCGACTTGCGCAAGGAGCGTCGCTGGCACTTGGTGGTGCCGATGTTGATGGGCGCTATCGGTTTGGTGATCGCCGTTAATTTCGCCACTACTCCGGCGATTGCGATTCTTGGCCTGACCATCGCCACCATGGGCGCCCTCACCGGCCTGCCGATGTTCTGGCCGGTGCCGACGGCTCTGCTCAGTGCCGGCGCAGCGGCCGGTGGTTTGGCCCTGATCAACTCCATGGGCCAGATGGCCGGCTTCCTCAGCCCGTATATCGTAGGGTTTGTGAAGGATGCCACCGGGTCCACGGATGTGGCGTTGTACTTGCTGGCGGCGGTGATCGTTGCCGGTAGCGTGTTGGCGCTGCGCATGACGCGCACGTTGAAGGTATAA